The following are from one region of the Juglans regia cultivar Chandler chromosome 10, Walnut 2.0, whole genome shotgun sequence genome:
- the LOC108979259 gene encoding pollen receptor-like kinase 3, which translates to MAAVRFLFFFIFCFLPLSLSLSETEALLKLKQSFIHGDALRSWVPNLSPCSGKWAGVICFDGTITGLHLTGLGLGGNIDVDALVELHGLRTISFVNNSFSGPIPDFHRLGALKSLLLTGNQFSGNIPEDYFSHITSLKKVWLSYNRLNGTIPESVTELSHLIELHLENNEFTGRIPPINISSLKQLDMSNNMLEGEIPKSLSIFAADTFAGNGGLCGKPLDKVCTEKENGTSTSENKHSNNTILVLMFLGTILFLFMFFAFGTYAKERKHEDFDILGSGVVTSDAQMVEMRMASSNRSGAMDHSSRKGDTKKGSSRGNNGMADLIMLNVDNGTFGLPDLMKASAEVLGNGGLGSAYKAVMANGLSVVVKRMREMNTLQREGFDAEMKRFGRLRHQNILTPLAYHFRREEKLLVSEFIPKGSLLYVLHGDRGTSHADLNWPTRLKIIQGIARGMGFLHTAFPSYDLPHGNLKSSNVFLRDDYEPLLNDYCFNSLATPPIAAQALFAYKSPDYIQFQRVSPKSDVYCLGIIILEVLTGKFPSYYLSNGKGGTDVVQWVLTAISEERVHEVLDPEIVSNTSSINHMVQLLNIGVTCIESNPKQRLNMGEAIKRIEEIQT; encoded by the exons ATGGCCGCTGTTcggtttctcttctttttcatcttctGCTTCcttcccctctctctttcaCTCTCGGAAACTGAGGCTCTCCTCAAACTCAAGCAATCATTCATCCATGGAGACGCGCTAAGATCATGGGTTCCAAACTTATCTCCATGCTCGGGCAAGTGGGCGGGAGTCATTTGCTTTGATGGAACAATCACCGGCCTCCATCTCACCGGCTTAGGTCTCGGAGGAAACATAGACGTTGATGCTTTAGTTGAACTTCACGGGCTTCGAACTATCAGCTTTGTGAACAACTCCTTTTCAGGTCCAATTCCAGACTTTCACAGGCTTGGCGCTTTGAAATCTCTCTTATTAACCGGCAATCAATTCTCTGGTAATATCCCTGAAGATTACTTTTCCCATATTACTTCATTGAAGAAAGTCTGGCTTTCCTATAATCGCTTAAATGGAACGATACCTGAGTCAGTAACAGAACTATCCCACCTCATAGAACTCCACCTTGAGAACAATGAGTTCACAGGTCGTATACCACCTATTAATATATCCTCGTTGAAACAACTTGATATGTCAAACAACATGCTGGAAGGTGAAATCCCTAAGAGCTTGTCGATCTTTGCCGCGGATACGTTTGCAGGAAATGGAGGACTTTGTGGGAAGCCATTGGACAAGGTTTGCACAGAGAAAGAAAACGGAACGTCGACATCTGAAAACAAACACAGCAACAATACCATCCTAGTGCTTATGTTCCTTGGCACTATACTATTTCTCTTCATGTTCTTTGCATTTGGTACTTACGCGAAGGAGAGAAAGCACGAAGACTTTGATATCCTAGGTAGTGGAGTAGTAACGTCGGATGCTCAAATGGTTGAAATGCGCATGGCAAGTTCTAATCGCAGTGGGGCAATGGATCACTCGAGCCGAAAAGGTGATACGAAGAAAGGTTCATCTCGTGGAAATAATGGAATGGCTGATCTTATAATGCTGAATGTTGACAATGGTACATTTGGGTTGCCTGATTTGATGAAGGCATCTGCTGAAGTGCTCGGCAATGGTGGTTTGGGTTCCGCGTATAAGGCCGTAATGGCCAACGGGTTGTCAGTGGTCgtgaagagaatgagagagatgaATACGTTGCAAAGAGAGGGGTTTGATGCTGAGATGAAACGATTTGGAAGACTAAGGCATCAGAATATCTTAACTCCTCTAGCTTATCATTTTCGAAGAGAGGAGAAGCTGTTGGTGTCGGAATTCATTCCTAAAGGCAGCTTGCTATATGTCTTACACG GTGATCGCGGAACGAGTCATGCCGACCTCAATTGGCCAACGCGTTTGAAGATTATCCAGGGCATTGCTCGTGGAATGGGCTTCCTCCACACGGCGTTTCCTTCGTATGATTTGCCCCATGGGAATCTCAAGTCTAGCAATGTTTTTCTACGAGATGATTATGAGCCACTTCTAAATGACTATTGCTTTAATTCACTAGCCACTCCGCCCATCGCCGCCCAAGCATTGTTTGCCTATAAATCCCCTGATTACATACAATTCCAAAGAGTCTCTCCAAAGTCTGATGTCTATTGTCTTGGAATAATCATTCTTGAAGTTCTTACAGGAAAGTTCCCCTCTTATTATCTTAGCAATGGAAAGGGTGGTACTGATGTTGTGCAATGGGTTTTGACGGCAATATCTGAAGAAAGAGTGCATGAAGTGCTAGATCCGGAGATAGTGAGCAATACAAGTTCAATCAACCATATGGTGCAACTCCTCAATATTGGGGTTACTTGCATTGAAAGTAATCCAAAACAACGCCTCAATATGGGGGAAGCCATTAAGAGGATAGAAGAGATACAAACGTAA